One genomic region from Cydia amplana chromosome Z, ilCydAmpl1.1, whole genome shotgun sequence encodes:
- the LOC134661637 gene encoding uncharacterized protein LOC134661637 translates to MHMWKLSNFEGVVREMVTKGLVELVEGGRCRALRRAVQALRQRGDAAAAATLAHDSLRQKREAITGELKSMEIQFVQELRSAACKVAFLRDKLKDDLLNASTRLRYAEKWLNARAEAAETRWQRPLAPAPAPSPGHEERVHNELVKAFLLQIKEREEVSDYWRIRYSDDLAKINEKLANIRDVYMEAIKCREQLQNLYDLHEGEMRGWLTFKRERAARLAREERLRCAATRAQSWWRGVMVRRALGPFKHLKNAKKQQPKTKKK, encoded by the exons ATGCATATGTGGAAATTAAGTAATTTTGAAGGA GTGGTGAGGGAAATGGTAACGAAGGGGTTGGTGGAGCTGGTGGAGGGCGGGCGGTGCCGGGCGCTCCGGCGCGCCGTGCAGGCGCTGCGCCAGCGGGGGGACGCGGCCGCCGCCGCGACCCTAGCGCACGACAGCCTGCGACA AAAAAGAGAAGCCATTACCGGGGAACTGAAATCGATGGAAATTCAATTTGTGCAAGAACTTCGCAGCGCGGCTTGCAAAGTTGCATTTCTCCGAGACAAACTGAAA GATGATCTTCTCAACGCGAGCACACGACTGCGCTACGCCGAAAAATGGCTAAACGCGCGCGCCGAGGCGGCGGAGACGCGGTGGCAGCGACCGctcgcgccggcgccggcgccgagtCCCGGCCACGAGGAGCGCGTGCACAACGAGCTGGTCAAGGCGTTTCTCTTGCAAATAAAG GAACGTGAAGAGGTTTCTGATTATTGGCGAATCCGATATTCTGATGATTTAGCCAAGATAAATGAAAAGTTAGCAAACATACGAGATGTGTACATGGAGGCTATTAAGTGCAGGGAACAACTACAAAATTTA TACGACCTTCATGAGGGCGAGATGCGCGGCTGGCTGACtttcaagcgcgagcgcgcggCCCGGCTGGCGCGCGAGGAACGCCTGCGCTGTGCCGCCACTCGCGCGCAGTCGTGGTGGCGCGGCGTCATGGTGCGCCGAGCGCTCGGACCCTTCAAACATTTGAAGAACGCCAAGAAACAGCAACCGAAGACCAAGAAGAAATAA